A stretch of the Bacteroidota bacterium genome encodes the following:
- a CDS encoding DUF47 domain-containing protein produces MANFLQFLIPQEKRFFTLFEKSSENLVHIAKALNSALTQTNHEKRKEHFKEVERFEHVGDNLTHDIFNDLNSTFITPFDREDIHSLASALDDIADFIHGASKRIDLYNVEEITTPMIKLSELIMQGVQELHAAIIVLRNMKGVSKIKEACVKINSIENHADDIFDMTIARLFEEEKDAVKLIKLKEVLHALEAATDKCEDAANVLEQIVVKNN; encoded by the coding sequence ATGGCAAACTTCCTTCAATTTCTTATCCCTCAGGAAAAAAGATTTTTCACGTTGTTTGAAAAATCATCAGAGAATCTTGTACACATTGCCAAAGCGCTGAACAGCGCGCTCACGCAAACCAATCATGAAAAAAGAAAAGAGCATTTCAAAGAAGTGGAGCGCTTCGAGCATGTTGGAGATAATCTCACGCACGATATTTTCAACGACCTGAACTCTACCTTCATTACTCCCTTTGACAGGGAGGATATTCACTCGCTTGCTTCCGCGCTCGATGACATTGCGGATTTTATTCACGGAGCTTCCAAGCGGATTGATTTATACAATGTGGAGGAAATCACAACACCAATGATAAAATTATCCGAACTTATTATGCAGGGAGTTCAGGAACTGCACGCAGCTATTATTGTTTTAAGAAACATGAAAGGAGTAAGCAAAATAAAGGAAGCATGTGTGAAAATAAACAGCATTGAAAATCACGCGGACGATATTTTTGACATGACCATTGCGCGTTTGTTCGAAGAAGAAAAAGATGCAGTTAAACTTATCAAACTGAAAGAAGTTCTTCACGCACTGGAAGCCGCCACTGATAAATGCGAAGATGCGGCAAATGTGCTCGAACAAATTGTGGTAAAAAATAATTAA
- a CDS encoding arsenate reductase ArsC, which produces MKKILFVCVENSNRSQMAEAFARLSLTLSEGEGTIQVFSAGSKPSGKINPKAIEAMKEIGYDLTTHKSKSLEEVMNSLSFGEGQGEAFEYVITMGCGDDCPFIPAKHRLDWQIPQPKDMDKDEFRKVRDMIEEKVKRLMENV; this is translated from the coding sequence ATGAAAAAGATTCTTTTCGTCTGCGTAGAAAATTCCAACCGAAGCCAGATGGCTGAAGCGTTTGCACGCCTCTCCCTAACCCTCTCCGAAGGAGAGGGGACAATACAAGTCTTTAGTGCGGGATCAAAACCTTCTGGTAAAATAAACCCTAAAGCGATTGAGGCAATGAAAGAAATCGGATACGACCTCACTACTCACAAATCAAAATCTTTAGAAGAGGTTATGAACTCCCTCTCCTTCGGAGAGGGTCAGGGTGAGGCCTTTGAATATGTAATCACCATGGGCTGCGGAGATGATTGTCCTTTTATTCCTGCAAAGCACCGCCTTGACTGGCAAATTCCTCAGCCGAAGGATATGGATAAGGATGAGTTCAGGAAGGTGAGGGATATGATTGAGGAGAAGGTGAAGCGCTTAATGGAAAATGTATAA
- a CDS encoding sensor histidine kinase has protein sequence MYTIIVILLTAISSIVIVWFIIKIFVIEKIKKESEQIKSQRKEEIERLNELENYRKEFLGNVSHELKTPIFNIQGYISTLLDGGLEDKTINLDYLVRSMKSVDRMIAIVEDLQTITQLEKGELEIEEERFDIIALTKDAIDSEEMKAKEKKISIELANDSTQQIFVLADKFRIRQVIANLIVNSIRYGKENGKTTIKISDAGEKIIVEIADSGIGIPKEHLPRVFERFYRVDKSRSREQGGTGLGLSIVKHILEAHGQTIDVMSTEGAGSVFSFTLKKG, from the coding sequence ATGTATACGATTATCGTCATTTTATTAACTGCAATTAGTTCCATAGTGATTGTATGGTTTATTATAAAAATATTTGTAATCGAAAAAATAAAAAAGGAATCCGAACAAATCAAATCTCAGCGAAAAGAAGAAATTGAACGGCTCAATGAGTTGGAAAATTATCGCAAGGAATTTTTAGGAAATGTTTCGCACGAATTAAAAACTCCCATCTTCAATATTCAAGGATATATTTCTACTTTATTAGATGGAGGTCTTGAAGACAAAACCATCAACCTTGATTATCTTGTGCGCTCTATGAAGAGTGTGGACCGAATGATTGCCATTGTGGAAGATTTGCAAACCATTACTCAATTAGAAAAAGGAGAATTAGAAATTGAAGAAGAAAGATTTGATATAATAGCATTGACAAAAGACGCAATTGATTCTGAAGAAATGAAAGCAAAAGAGAAAAAAATTTCCATTGAACTGGCAAATGATTCCACTCAGCAGATTTTTGTTCTTGCAGATAAATTCAGAATACGGCAGGTGATTGCTAATCTCATAGTGAATTCCATCCGCTACGGAAAAGAAAACGGAAAGACCACAATAAAAATTTCTGATGCCGGAGAAAAAATAATTGTAGAGATTGCCGATTCAGGGATTGGAATTCCGAAAGAACATTTACCAAGAGTGTTTGAACGATTTTACAGAGTGGATAAATCCCGCTCGCGCGAACAAGGCGGGACAGGACTTGGACTATCAATCGTAAAACACATTCTCGAAGCGCACGGGCAAACTATTGATGTAATGAGCACGGAAGGCGCGGGCTCGGTTT
- the dnaK gene encoding molecular chaperone DnaK — protein MGKIIGIDLGTTNSCVAVMEGSDPVVIPNSEGKRTTPSIVAFMKDGERKVGDPAKRQAVTNPKHTVYSIKRFIGHNMAEINEAMKHIPYKVVAGDNGVPRVVIDDRKFSPQEVSALILQKMKKTAEDYLGQTVTEAVITVPAYFNDSQRQATKEAGEIAGLKVMRIINEPTAAALAYGLDKKNKDSKIAVFDLGGGTFDISILELGDGVFEVKSTNGDTFLGGDDFDQKIVEWLADEFKKDEGLDLRKDPMALQRLKEAAERAKIELSSSTQAEINLPYIMPVDGVPKHLVKTLTRAKFEQMCDDLLKRALEPCKKAMADAGVKNTDINEVILVGGMTRMPKVQEMVKNFFGREPHKGVNPDEVVAVGAAIQGGVLTGDVKDVLLLDVTPLTLGIETMGSVMTKLIEANTTIPSKKSETFSTAADSQPSVEIHILQGERPMAKDNRTLGRFILDGIPPAPRGVPQIEVTFDIDANGILAVTAKDKATGKSQNIRIEAKSGLSDAEIKKMKQEAEANAESDKKAKEEVEKVNAADAMIFQTEKQMKEFGEKIPADKKEAIQKALSDLKDAHKEKDLAKIETTLAALNTAWHAASEDIYKAQQQGQGTGDKGTSEQSHTNGQTNGETKKDEAVTDVDFEEVKDDKKK, from the coding sequence ATGGGAAAGATTATCGGAATTGACCTTGGAACAACCAACTCGTGCGTAGCCGTTATGGAAGGCAGCGACCCTGTTGTGATTCCTAACAGCGAAGGGAAACGAACAACTCCTTCGATTGTGGCGTTCATGAAAGACGGGGAGCGCAAAGTGGGCGACCCTGCAAAACGCCAGGCAGTAACAAATCCAAAACATACCGTGTATTCCATCAAGCGTTTCATTGGCCACAACATGGCAGAAATTAATGAAGCGATGAAACATATTCCTTATAAAGTTGTGGCGGGAGATAACGGAGTTCCGCGCGTGGTGATTGACGACCGCAAATTTTCTCCGCAGGAAGTTTCTGCGCTCATTCTTCAGAAGATGAAGAAGACCGCTGAAGATTATCTGGGGCAGACAGTCACCGAAGCGGTGATCACCGTTCCCGCGTACTTCAACGATTCGCAACGGCAGGCAACGAAAGAAGCCGGAGAAATTGCAGGACTGAAAGTAATGCGCATCATCAACGAGCCCACAGCCGCAGCGCTTGCATACGGACTCGACAAGAAAAATAAAGACAGCAAGATTGCCGTGTTCGATTTGGGAGGAGGAACTTTTGATATTTCCATTCTCGAATTAGGAGACGGAGTGTTTGAAGTGAAATCCACCAACGGAGATACTTTTTTGGGCGGAGATGACTTCGACCAGAAAATAGTGGAATGGCTTGCCGATGAATTCAAAAAAGACGAAGGACTGGACCTGCGCAAAGACCCGATGGCGCTTCAGCGTTTGAAAGAAGCGGCAGAGCGCGCGAAGATCGAACTGTCCTCTTCAACGCAGGCAGAAATAAATTTACCGTACATCATGCCCGTGGATGGTGTGCCGAAGCACTTAGTAAAAACTCTTACCCGCGCAAAGTTCGAGCAGATGTGCGATGACCTTTTGAAGCGCGCACTCGAGCCCTGCAAAAAAGCCATGGCGGATGCAGGAGTAAAAAATACCGACATCAACGAAGTGATTCTTGTTGGCGGAATGACCCGCATGCCCAAGGTGCAGGAGATGGTTAAGAATTTCTTCGGAAGGGAACCGCACAAAGGCGTGAACCCTGACGAGGTGGTAGCGGTGGGCGCAGCGATTCAAGGCGGAGTATTAACAGGAGATGTAAAGGATGTTCTCCTGCTCGATGTTACTCCATTAACTCTCGGAATTGAGACCATGGGAAGTGTGATGACAAAACTGATAGAAGCAAACACAACCATACCCAGCAAAAAGTCAGAAACATTTTCTACAGCGGCAGATAGTCAGCCATCTGTTGAGATACATATTCTGCAAGGCGAGCGCCCGATGGCGAAAGACAACCGCACACTCGGAAGATTTATTCTGGACGGAATTCCGCCCGCACCCCGCGGAGTGCCGCAGATAGAAGTAACGTTTGATATTGACGCGAACGGAATTTTGGCGGTAACTGCAAAAGACAAAGCCACCGGAAAATCTCAGAACATACGCATTGAAGCAAAGAGCGGACTGAGCGATGCCGAAATTAAAAAGATGAAGCAGGAAGCAGAAGCCAACGCGGAGAGCGACAAGAAAGCAAAAGAAGAAGTGGAAAAAGTGAACGCTGCCGATGCAATGATTTTCCAGACAGAAAAACAAATGAAAGAGTTTGGAGAAAAGATACCTGCCGATAAAAAAGAAGCCATACAAAAAGCCCTGAGCGATTTGAAAGACGCGCACAAGGAAAAAGATTTGGCTAAGATTGAAACCACTCTTGCCGCGCTCAACACCGCCTGGCATGCCGCAAGTGAAGACATATATAAGGCACAACAACAGGGACAAGGGACAGGGGACAAGGGAACAAGTGAACAGTCGCATACGAACGGACAAACCAACGGTGAAACAAAAAAAGATGAGGCGGTAACCGAT
- a CDS encoding inorganic phosphate transporter: MEFLYIVIAIAFIFDFINGFHDAANSIATVVSTKVLSPLQAVIWAAVFNFAAFWLFKLHVADSVSKIVKSDSVNLTVIASGLSAAIIWNLFTWWKGIPSSSSHTLIGGFAGAGIALGGFNAINLDKVLPPIAFIVLAPVIGMIISALISVITMHICKRFSPSKVDKVFKRFQLLSAAAYSLGHGGNDAQKVMGVIAAALISQKLIPDIAHLPDWVPLGCYTAISFGTLFGGWRIIKTMGQKITKMRQFEGFSANTAGAITLFGTGALGIPVSTTHVITGSIIGVGAIKRLSAVKWGVTRELLWAWILTIPVTGILAAGIFYIMNSVL; the protein is encoded by the coding sequence ATTGAATTTCTATACATAGTCATCGCAATTGCCTTCATATTTGATTTCATTAACGGATTTCACGATGCTGCAAATTCCATTGCAACAGTTGTATCTACAAAAGTTCTTTCGCCATTGCAGGCGGTAATTTGGGCAGCGGTTTTTAATTTTGCTGCGTTCTGGTTATTCAAATTACATGTTGCCGATTCTGTTTCTAAAATTGTAAAATCTGATTCTGTAAATTTAACCGTCATCGCTTCCGGTTTATCTGCTGCCATCATCTGGAATTTATTTACCTGGTGGAAAGGAATTCCTTCTTCTTCATCGCACACGCTCATAGGAGGATTTGCAGGAGCAGGAATTGCGCTTGGAGGATTTAATGCCATCAACCTTGATAAAGTTCTTCCACCGATAGCGTTTATCGTTCTTGCTCCGGTCATCGGGATGATAATTTCCGCTCTCATCTCAGTAATTACAATGCACATTTGTAAAAGATTCAGTCCATCGAAAGTGGATAAAGTTTTTAAACGTTTTCAACTTTTATCTGCCGCTGCATATAGTTTGGGACATGGAGGAAACGATGCGCAGAAAGTTATGGGTGTTATTGCTGCAGCGCTCATCTCGCAAAAATTAATTCCGGATATAGCGCATCTTCCCGATTGGGTGCCGCTTGGATGTTACACTGCAATTTCTTTTGGAACACTTTTCGGTGGATGGCGAATTATAAAAACGATGGGACAAAAAATTACCAAGATGCGGCAGTTCGAAGGATTTTCTGCTAACACTGCAGGCGCCATTACTCTTTTCGGAACAGGCGCGCTGGGAATTCCTGTCAGCACCACGCACGTTATCACCGGTTCGATTATCGGAGTGGGCGCAATCAAAAGATTATCCGCAGTGAAATGGGGAGTGACGCGTGAACTTCTTTGGGCATGGATACTCACGATTCCTGTTACCGGAATTTTAGCCGCTGGAATATTTTATATCATGAACTCTGTCCTCTGA
- a CDS encoding response regulator transcription factor, giving the protein MNSEYKILLVDDEPDILEFLSYNLRKENYFVLTSSNGKEAISIAGKEIPQLIVLDVMMPEMNGMEVCRELRKNQKLKDTLIAFLTARNEDYSQISGFDSGADDYITKPIKPSVFISRVKALLRRAASSSVDEIGGIKIDREKYLVGKNGKEFSLPKKEFELLALLTSKPGRVFRREEILERVWGNEVVVGDRTIDVHIRKLREKLGEEYFQTVKGVGYKFEF; this is encoded by the coding sequence GTGAATTCTGAGTATAAAATATTGCTGGTGGACGATGAGCCCGACATTTTAGAATTTCTTTCCTACAACCTGAGAAAAGAAAATTATTTTGTACTTACCTCTTCTAACGGAAAAGAAGCAATATCCATAGCGGGAAAAGAAATTCCACAACTCATCGTGCTGGATGTAATGATGCCTGAAATGAATGGTATGGAAGTTTGCCGCGAACTCCGCAAGAATCAAAAGCTAAAAGACACTCTGATTGCTTTTCTCACCGCGCGCAATGAAGATTACTCGCAGATTTCAGGATTTGATTCGGGAGCGGATGATTATATTACGAAGCCAATCAAGCCAAGCGTTTTCATCAGCCGTGTGAAAGCATTGTTGAGAAGGGCTGCTTCTTCCTCTGTTGATGAGATCGGAGGAATAAAAATTGACCGGGAAAAATATTTAGTCGGCAAGAATGGAAAAGAATTTTCTCTTCCGAAAAAAGAATTTGAATTGCTCGCATTGCTCACTTCAAAACCCGGAAGAGTTTTTCGAAGAGAAGAAATTTTAGAAAGGGTTTGGGGAAATGAAGTTGTTGTGGGTGACCGCACCATTGATGTTCACATCCGCAAGCTAAGAGAAAAATTGGGTGAAGAATATTTTCAAACGGTGAAAGGAGTTGGATATAAATTTGAGTTTTAA
- a CDS encoding permease, with translation MNKENSIKLFILLGFLVLFLTGSRFHAEGLKAECSEGKCSKPDEHGELNYHERFHILSDDNFAICTVKSCANFWEANATGMTFAIIIGGAALSLLLSWKKFEKILSLKGIKGAALGSIFGMPLNMCANCSAVTSVSMTSQNGSAEATLGIILGGALLNFIGIVTMFGLFHPAVVISRIVFSAIMILIVVPFIARWVKKPSEEKVVQSPLFNQISCYFPEKSFAQTIIKSTEDWLIAVGSIAWKLIPLMLLGTLLTAIFRVIFPNEFLQHITSYNSIIVIGIISFIGTLLSIPVMFEILLGTILLHLGFSNGAIAAMVFTAPSFGLFTLVLTKEKLGGLKVPLILIAVTFIFGIGAGLLTETLTKFF, from the coding sequence ATGAATAAAGAAAATAGCATCAAACTATTTATACTGCTTGGTTTCCTGGTTTTATTTCTCACCGGAAGCCGTTTTCACGCGGAAGGTTTGAAAGCAGAATGCAGCGAAGGGAAATGCTCTAAACCCGATGAGCACGGGGAATTAAATTATCACGAACGGTTTCATATTTTATCTGACGACAATTTTGCAATTTGCACAGTGAAAAGCTGCGCGAACTTCTGGGAAGCAAACGCAACCGGAATGACTTTCGCAATTATAATCGGAGGAGCAGCGCTTTCGCTTTTGCTTTCATGGAAAAAGTTCGAGAAAATTTTATCGCTGAAAGGAATTAAAGGCGCAGCACTTGGAAGCATTTTCGGAATGCCGCTGAATATGTGCGCGAATTGTTCTGCGGTTACAAGCGTGAGTATGACTTCGCAAAACGGAAGCGCGGAAGCAACGCTCGGAATAATTTTAGGCGGAGCATTGCTCAACTTCATCGGCATTGTAACTATGTTCGGATTGTTTCATCCCGCTGTTGTGATTTCAAGAATTGTTTTCAGCGCGATAATGATTTTAATTGTTGTGCCGTTTATTGCACGCTGGGTAAAAAAACCTTCGGAAGAAAAAGTAGTGCAAAGCCCGCTCTTTAATCAAATCTCCTGCTACTTTCCGGAAAAATCTTTCGCGCAAACAATAATTAAATCAACGGAGGACTGGCTGATTGCTGTCGGAAGTATCGCCTGGAAATTAATTCCACTGATGTTGCTCGGCACGCTGCTCACCGCCATCTTCCGCGTAATTTTTCCGAATGAATTTCTTCAGCACATCACATCTTACAATTCAATTATTGTCATCGGAATTATTTCCTTCATCGGAACATTGCTTTCCATTCCCGTGATGTTTGAAATTCTTCTCGGAACTATTTTACTTCATCTTGGGTTTTCAAACGGAGCCATTGCAGCTATGGTTTTCACTGCGCCATCGTTTGGATTATTCACGCTCGTTCTCACAAAAGAAAAGTTAGGAGGATTGAAAGTGCCGTTGATTTTAATCGCAGTCACTTTTATTTTTGGAATCGGTGCGGGATTATTAACGGAAACATTAACTAAATTTTTCTAA